The Thermus antranikianii DSM 12462 nucleotide sequence TCCCCATAGCCAAACCGCATCTGAATGGCGCTCTGGGCGCTGGCCATTCCCAAAACGAGAAGGAGAGTAAGGAGAACCCGCCTCATGGCTCCAGTATACCCTGGCTTGTGGGGTGTTTCACGAAGTTCCTCCCGCCAGGGCCCGGGCCAGCCGGGCGAGGACCCGCTCCTTGCCGAGAAGGGCCATGATCTCGAAAAGCCCCGGGGTTTCCAGGCTTCCCGTGAGGGCGGCCCGTAAGGGCTGGGCCACCTGGCCGAGTTTAAGGCCCCGCTCCTGGGCGAAGCCCCGGAGGAGGGCGTCCAGGGCAGCTTCGCTCCAGTCCTCCTGGGCCCGTAGGAGGGGTTCCACCTCGCGAAGCACGGGAAGGCCTTCCCTCAGTTTCTCCAGCGCTTTTTCCCCGAAGGGGTAGTCCTCGCTGAAAAGGTAGGGGGCCTTTTCCGGAAGCTCCTTGAGGGTGTCAAACCGGGGGCGCATGAGCTCCACCGCCCGCCTCAGGTAGGCCTCGCTGGGCCAGGAAAGCCCGGCCGCCTGCAAAAAGGGCTTCGCCCGCTCCGCCACCTCCTCGAGGGGGAGGACCTCGCGGATGTACTTGCCATTGAGCCAGCGGAGCTTCTCCAGGTCGAAGACCGGGCCTCCCAGGGACACCCGCTCCCAGGTGAAGGCCTCGATGAGCTCCTCGAGGGTGAAGATCTCCCGCCCGTCGGGCATGGAAAAGCCCATGAGGGCCAGGTAGTTGCGCAGGGCCTCGGGCAAGAACCCCTCGGCCCGGTACCACTCCAGGGAGGTGTGGCTCTTCCGCTTGCTGATCTTGGTCTTGTCGGGGTTTCTAAGGAGGGGCATGTGGTAGAACTTGGGCACCTCCCAGCCGAAGGCCCGGTAGAGGAGAACGTGGATGGGGGTGGAAACCAGCCATTCCTCGGCCCGTATCACATCCGTTACCCCCATGAGGTGGTCGTCCACCACGTTGGCCAGGTGGTAGGTGGGGTACCCATCGGACTTGAGGAGGACCACGTCGGGGATCTCCTGGTTGTCGTAGACCACCACCCCCCTGAGCTCGTCCCTCACCTCGGTGGTGCCGGGCCTCGGCACCTTTAGGCGGATCACGTGGGGCTCGCCCCTTTTTGCCCTTTCCTCGGCTTCCTCGGGGGGGATGTTGCGGGCGCGGCCGTCGTAGCCCCCCTTTTCCTTGCGGATTCTTTCCAGCTCCTCCGGGGTCTCGAAGGCCCGGTAGGCCCACCCCCGCCTGAGGAGTTCCTCGGCGTGCTTTTGGTAGAGGGGCAGGCGTTCCGACTGCCGGTAGGGGGCGTGGGGCCCGCCGATATCCGGCCCCTCGTCGTAGGCGATGCCGAGCCACTTCAAGGCGGCCAGGATGCGCTCCTCCGCCCCCGGCACGTAGCGGGTGCGGTCGGTGTCCTCGATGCGCACCAGGAAGCGCCCCCCGTTCTTCCTGGCCCAGACGTAGTTGAAAAGGGCGATATACGCCGTCCCCACGTGGGGGTCCCCCGTGGGGCTTGGGGCGATGCGGGTCACCACCATACCTCGCCCATTATCTCACCCGGGACTAAAGGTTGGGGCTTAGGCTTGAGGGTAATGGACGGGGAGCTTCTGGCAGAAGGGTTGCGCAAGCGCTACGGCCCCAGGGAGGTGGTGCGGGGGGTGGACCTGAGCCTCAAGCGCGGGGAGATCGTGGCCCTCTTCGGCCCCAACGGGGCGGGGA carries:
- the gltX gene encoding glutamate--tRNA ligase, which gives rise to MVVTRIAPSPTGDPHVGTAYIALFNYVWARKNGGRFLVRIEDTDRTRYVPGAEERILAALKWLGIAYDEGPDIGGPHAPYRQSERLPLYQKHAEELLRRGWAYRAFETPEELERIRKEKGGYDGRARNIPPEEAEERAKRGEPHVIRLKVPRPGTTEVRDELRGVVVYDNQEIPDVVLLKSDGYPTYHLANVVDDHLMGVTDVIRAEEWLVSTPIHVLLYRAFGWEVPKFYHMPLLRNPDKTKISKRKSHTSLEWYRAEGFLPEALRNYLALMGFSMPDGREIFTLEELIEAFTWERVSLGGPVFDLEKLRWLNGKYIREVLPLEEVAERAKPFLQAAGLSWPSEAYLRRAVELMRPRFDTLKELPEKAPYLFSEDYPFGEKALEKLREGLPVLREVEPLLRAQEDWSEAALDALLRGFAQERGLKLGQVAQPLRAALTGSLETPGLFEIMALLGKERVLARLARALAGGTS